The following coding sequences are from one Oceanidesulfovibrio indonesiensis window:
- the gap gene encoding type I glyceraldehyde-3-phosphate dehydrogenase — MSVKLGMNGFGRIGRYLTRLLADEPGIELAVINARSDNASLAHLLAYDSCHGRFPGVSHNDKGLVVNGRDIAVSRQPMGEYDWTPYGVDIVVETTGKVKDREGLAQHLEGGAKKSVISAPGKDVDISIVMGVNHSDYDPAKHHVISNASCTTNCLAPVAKVLDDEFGIVHGLMTTVHSYTMSQRILDGSHKDLRRARAAAVSMIPTTTGAAKAVTEVIPSLSGKLDGMAIRVPTPNVSLVDLTCELAKDVTAEEVNAALKAASEGPMQGNLGYSEEPLVSVDYMGSIYGGVVDALTTNVIDKRLCKLIIWYDNEAGFTNQLLRLLKMISKDL; from the coding sequence ATGAGCGTAAAACTCGGAATGAACGGCTTCGGCCGCATTGGCCGCTACCTCACCCGCCTGCTCGCGGACGAGCCGGGAATCGAACTCGCCGTCATCAACGCCCGCTCGGACAACGCGAGCCTGGCCCATCTTCTGGCGTACGATTCCTGCCATGGCCGTTTTCCGGGCGTCTCGCACAACGACAAGGGCCTCGTGGTGAACGGCAGAGATATCGCCGTGAGCCGCCAGCCCATGGGCGAGTATGACTGGACGCCCTACGGCGTGGACATCGTGGTGGAAACAACCGGCAAGGTGAAAGACCGCGAGGGCCTTGCCCAGCACCTTGAAGGCGGAGCCAAAAAGTCCGTCATCAGCGCGCCGGGCAAGGACGTTGATATCTCCATCGTCATGGGCGTGAACCACAGCGACTACGACCCGGCAAAGCACCACGTCATCTCCAACGCCTCCTGCACCACCAACTGCCTCGCCCCCGTGGCCAAGGTGCTCGACGACGAGTTCGGCATCGTCCACGGCCTGATGACCACGGTGCACTCCTACACCATGAGCCAGCGCATCCTGGACGGCTCGCACAAGGACCTGCGCCGCGCCCGCGCCGCCGCGGTCTCCATGATTCCGACCACCACCGGCGCCGCCAAGGCCGTCACCGAGGTCATCCCCTCGCTGTCCGGGAAGCTGGACGGCATGGCCATCCGCGTGCCCACGCCCAACGTCTCCCTGGTGGACCTCACCTGCGAGCTCGCCAAGGACGTGACCGCCGAGGAGGTGAATGCAGCGCTCAAGGCGGCCAGCGAAGGCCCCATGCAGGGTAATCTGGGCTACTCAGAGGAACCGCTCGTCAGCGTGGACTACATGGGCTCCATCTACGGCGGCGTGGTGGACGCGCTCACCACCAACGTCATCGACAAGCGGCTCTGCAAGCTCATCATCTGGTACGACAACGAAGCCGGTTTCACCAACCAGCTGCTGCGCCTGCTCAAGATGATCTCCAAGGATCTGTAG
- a CDS encoding cysteine desulfurase family protein: MRHLYFDYNATTLTHPEVRDMMLPYFSEKFGNPGCSHLPGMFAREAVAEARANVAALLNVEPEFVIFTSGATEANNLAILGTAGPFAPEDRPRRIALSAVEHPAVFAPATALERLGVKKFVIPVDSQGVLDLASLERVCATGGPGLLAVMLANNETGTLNPVQEAAAIAKEYGWFVHCDAAQAVGKIPVDVRDLGVDYLSVAGHKCYAPKGVGALIVASDEARRRIQPVTFGGGQEGGLRPGTENVPYMVALGAAAELAGRDVAAEAARQKALGLRFLAGLDDIGRAFMLFGRPMHHDARLPQTANVGFEGAAAGDILSGLVARDVAVSGGAACHAGQVRVSATLQAMNAPERYAAGAIRFSWGRFTQEADIDELLERLEETLGELG, encoded by the coding sequence ATGAGACACCTGTATTTCGACTATAACGCCACTACGCTCACGCATCCTGAAGTGCGCGACATGATGCTGCCGTATTTTTCCGAGAAATTTGGCAATCCAGGCTGCTCCCACCTGCCCGGCATGTTCGCCAGGGAAGCCGTGGCCGAGGCCCGCGCCAACGTTGCGGCTCTGCTGAACGTGGAACCGGAATTCGTTATCTTCACCTCCGGCGCCACCGAGGCGAACAATCTCGCCATACTCGGCACGGCAGGTCCGTTCGCGCCGGAGGACCGGCCCAGGCGCATCGCCCTGAGCGCAGTGGAGCACCCGGCGGTGTTCGCCCCCGCGACAGCCCTGGAACGGCTGGGAGTTAAAAAATTCGTCATACCGGTGGATTCACAGGGCGTGCTCGATCTTGCGTCCCTGGAGCGCGTCTGCGCGACGGGCGGGCCCGGGCTGCTCGCCGTGATGCTCGCGAACAACGAGACTGGCACGCTTAACCCGGTGCAGGAAGCAGCGGCCATTGCGAAAGAGTACGGCTGGTTCGTCCATTGCGATGCGGCACAGGCCGTGGGCAAGATCCCAGTGGATGTCCGGGATCTCGGCGTGGACTATCTCTCCGTGGCGGGGCACAAGTGCTACGCGCCCAAGGGGGTGGGGGCGCTTATCGTGGCCAGCGACGAGGCGCGCCGCCGCATCCAGCCTGTCACCTTCGGCGGCGGCCAGGAAGGCGGCCTTCGCCCCGGCACGGAGAACGTTCCCTACATGGTCGCGCTGGGCGCGGCCGCGGAACTCGCCGGCCGCGACGTGGCCGCGGAAGCAGCCCGACAGAAGGCGCTGGGCCTGCGGTTCCTGGCAGGGCTGGACGACATTGGCCGCGCGTTCATGCTCTTCGGCAGGCCTATGCATCACGACGCCCGGCTGCCACAGACCGCCAACGTGGGGTTCGAGGGGGCCGCGGCGGGAGATATCCTCTCCGGCCTCGTGGCGCGGGATGTGGCCGTGTCCGGCGGAGCGGCCTGTCATGCAGGTCAGGTGCGTGTATCCGCCACGCTGCAGGCCATGAACGCGCCGGAACGCTACGCCGCCGGGGCAATCCGGTTTTCCTGGGGCCGGTTCACGCAGGAGGCGGACATCGACGAATTGCTGGAACGGCTGGAAGAGACGCTGGGCGAGCTGGGGTGA
- a CDS encoding phosphoenolpyruvate carboxykinase (ATP), with protein MASKSTYEFYKDDLKSIPPTRAMAETLICDPRVRTVSAAEAYELARRQTDVIQTDLPIYPPAASRLGLPEGATVLNNVHGRIVGRTAQARRFYNRMPAAERRKVLGDVREAFMALRERPLIKAHAVVGLDPDMMIKATIVAAEDDAMNVFNWLVNFTPYEELAEQYEASTVLPVPDIIVVGDNHWTVRDPYYHDEGGSQLALVDEDANVMFNFGMRYFGERKKGTLTLAWTSGMRLGWAACHGGIKEFDFSECDDAPKNIGKRSIAFFGLSGTGKSSHTNAVDNAGTLPAGSSKVVLHDDAFQIDSEEKVCRVWEPTLFDKTDSRPLGHPEWDYCISIMNHGLINADGKVLPMGQDLRNPNGRALFDRDLLGDYVNRCRFPDLVCWLTKDTTLPPILRFSNGELAVAMGASLMTRRNLAENVSEEELKKLVFIPFANPFRVYPLWKDVEAFLGVMDHGAQCYCFNSVGFWKHSDSDLNPIPLKTSLTLQTSILLDKLEWRDWDLLPGAQIPTAETVNAVLPGFAETYDPDSVDAREAYLTTLEDRFAQRRRFLEQSDLNEAPELLVRLVKALRITR; from the coding sequence ATGGCAAGCAAATCGACGTACGAGTTTTACAAGGACGATCTGAAGAGCATCCCCCCGACCCGCGCGATGGCGGAAACGCTGATATGCGATCCGCGCGTGCGCACGGTCTCCGCTGCCGAGGCGTACGAGCTGGCCCGGCGCCAGACCGACGTCATCCAAACCGACCTGCCCATATACCCGCCCGCCGCCAGCCGGCTCGGCCTGCCCGAAGGCGCCACCGTGCTGAACAACGTTCACGGTCGCATCGTGGGCCGTACAGCCCAGGCCCGGCGTTTCTACAACCGCATGCCCGCCGCCGAACGTCGCAAAGTGCTGGGCGACGTGCGCGAAGCGTTCATGGCTCTGCGGGAGCGCCCTCTCATCAAGGCCCACGCCGTAGTCGGCCTGGACCCCGACATGATGATCAAGGCCACCATAGTGGCGGCGGAAGACGACGCCATGAACGTCTTCAACTGGCTGGTGAACTTCACCCCGTACGAGGAACTGGCCGAGCAGTACGAAGCCAGCACGGTGCTGCCCGTGCCGGACATCATCGTGGTGGGCGACAACCACTGGACAGTCCGGGACCCGTACTACCACGACGAAGGCGGCTCCCAGCTGGCCCTGGTGGATGAAGACGCCAACGTCATGTTCAACTTCGGCATGCGCTACTTCGGGGAGCGCAAGAAAGGCACCCTCACCCTGGCATGGACATCCGGCATGCGCTTGGGCTGGGCTGCCTGCCACGGCGGCATCAAGGAGTTCGACTTCTCCGAATGCGACGACGCGCCCAAGAACATCGGCAAGCGCTCCATCGCTTTCTTCGGCCTTTCCGGAACGGGCAAGAGTTCGCACACCAACGCCGTGGACAATGCCGGCACCCTGCCCGCCGGGAGCAGCAAGGTGGTTCTGCACGACGACGCCTTCCAGATAGACAGCGAGGAGAAAGTCTGCCGTGTCTGGGAGCCCACTTTGTTCGACAAGACCGACTCCCGCCCCCTGGGGCATCCGGAGTGGGATTACTGCATCTCGATCATGAACCACGGCCTCATCAACGCGGACGGCAAGGTCCTGCCCATGGGCCAGGATCTGCGCAACCCCAACGGCCGCGCCCTTTTCGACCGCGACCTGCTGGGCGACTACGTGAACCGCTGCCGCTTTCCGGATCTGGTCTGCTGGCTCACCAAGGACACCACCCTGCCGCCCATCCTGCGTTTTTCCAACGGCGAACTCGCCGTGGCCATGGGCGCCAGCCTGATGACCCGCCGCAACCTCGCAGAGAACGTCTCCGAAGAAGAGCTCAAGAAGCTCGTCTTCATTCCCTTTGCCAATCCCTTCCGCGTGTACCCTTTATGGAAGGACGTGGAGGCGTTTCTCGGCGTCATGGATCATGGCGCGCAGTGCTACTGCTTCAACTCCGTGGGATTCTGGAAGCATTCCGATTCCGACCTCAACCCCATTCCGCTGAAGACCTCGCTCACCCTCCAGACGTCCATACTTCTGGACAAGCTGGAATGGCGCGACTGGGATCTTCTGCCCGGAGCGCAGATTCCCACGGCCGAGACGGTGAACGCGGTGCTGCCCGGATTCGCCGAAACATACGACCCGGACTCCGTGGACGCCCGCGAAGCATACCTGACCACGCTGGAGGACCGCTTCGCCCAGCGTCGGCGGTTCCTGGAACAATCGGACCTCAATGAAGCGCCGGAACTGCTGGTCCGGCTGGTGAAGGCGCTCAGGATAACAAGGTAA
- a CDS encoding Mor transcription activator family protein produces the protein MAALHEWAELDWSDLPNGLQDIKEVVGPGAAFILAEEYGGGAVYVPYRIRDNHPLVELIGMDKAFRLAEAFGGDKLHIPKVDAIERQFRTRRIVKLRQAGRTVASLAREFNLTCRRVRQICAS, from the coding sequence ATGGCCGCGTTGCATGAGTGGGCCGAGCTCGACTGGAGCGACCTGCCCAATGGGCTGCAGGATATCAAAGAAGTGGTCGGACCCGGGGCCGCGTTCATCCTCGCCGAGGAGTACGGCGGCGGCGCCGTCTACGTTCCGTACCGCATCCGCGACAACCATCCGCTCGTCGAACTTATCGGCATGGACAAGGCTTTTCGGCTCGCAGAGGCGTTCGGCGGAGACAAACTGCACATCCCCAAGGTGGACGCCATCGAGCGACAGTTCCGGACCCGGCGCATCGTGAAGCTGCGGCAGGCTGGACGGACAGTCGCCTCCCTGGCCCGTGAGTTCAACCTCACTTGCCGTCGTGTGCGGCAGATATGCGCGTCGTAG
- a CDS encoding cytochrome c maturation protein CcmE: MSERKSNTPVYLALALLLLGGLGFLVFTGLSEDSSYFLNVSEALAMEPEKLTSARLFGTVHPADIQMSQGKPGVAFILEDTDNPGQTIRVLYHGAVPDTFKAGAEVIVEGRMNVADHVFGAKTLMTKCPSKYEKENRDT; this comes from the coding sequence ATGAGCGAAAGAAAATCCAACACCCCCGTATACCTCGCCCTGGCCCTGCTTCTGCTCGGCGGACTTGGCTTCCTGGTGTTCACCGGCCTTTCCGAGGACAGTTCATATTTCCTCAACGTTTCCGAAGCGCTGGCCATGGAACCTGAAAAGCTCACCTCGGCCAGGTTGTTCGGCACGGTCCACCCCGCTGACATACAGATGTCCCAGGGCAAACCGGGCGTGGCGTTCATCCTGGAAGACACGGACAATCCGGGGCAGACGATTCGGGTCCTGTACCACGGCGCCGTGCCGGACACCTTCAAGGCCGGCGCGGAAGTCATCGTGGAAGGCCGCATGAACGTCGCCGACCACGTCTTTGGCGCCAAAACGCTGATGACGAAGTGCCCTTCCAAATACGAAAAAGAGAACCGCGACACATAG
- a CDS encoding hemolysin family protein: MFALILSAGLAIIISGLCSIMEAALYSVPVSHVEHLRAGGRNSGRILQDLRNDIEKPISAILILNTVANTAGASIAGAAAVNYFGDAYTGIFAAFFTLSILICSEIVPKTIGVAYAKQIAPVMAKPLKYMVLALKPLIWTTGTITRLIRRPSASATATTENDIMAIVSLTRKAGILKAFEESTIRNILSLDTKVVGDIMTPRTVVFSLPTSTTAAQARNMPKFWNHSRIPVYENDDPEEVVGIVYRRSVLNALANQQDDITLDMLMRPVRFVLSSLTLDRLLLRFLESRLHLFVVLDEYGGVDGVVTLEDVLEEMLGKEIVDETDQVEDLRELARLQRQQLATEAAPRKETPEPRFRRLPGLGRGSRDKG, from the coding sequence ATGTTCGCTCTCATCCTCTCGGCCGGTCTGGCCATCATCATATCGGGTTTGTGCTCAATCATGGAGGCCGCGTTGTACTCCGTGCCCGTGAGCCACGTCGAGCATCTGCGCGCCGGCGGCCGCAACTCCGGCCGCATACTCCAGGACCTGCGCAACGACATCGAGAAGCCCATCTCGGCAATTCTCATATTGAACACGGTGGCGAACACGGCCGGCGCCTCCATAGCCGGCGCCGCGGCGGTGAACTATTTTGGCGATGCGTATACAGGGATTTTCGCGGCGTTCTTCACCCTCTCCATCCTCATCTGTTCGGAGATCGTGCCCAAGACAATAGGCGTGGCCTACGCCAAGCAGATTGCGCCGGTCATGGCCAAGCCGCTCAAGTACATGGTTCTCGCTCTGAAACCGCTGATCTGGACTACCGGAACAATCACCCGGTTGATACGCCGCCCCAGCGCCTCGGCAACGGCCACCACCGAAAACGACATCATGGCCATCGTGAGCCTGACGCGCAAGGCCGGCATCCTCAAAGCGTTCGAGGAATCCACCATCCGCAACATCCTGAGCCTGGACACCAAGGTGGTGGGCGACATCATGACGCCGCGCACCGTGGTATTTTCCCTGCCGACTTCCACCACGGCGGCGCAGGCGCGGAACATGCCCAAATTCTGGAACCACAGCCGCATTCCCGTGTACGAAAACGACGACCCCGAGGAAGTCGTGGGCATCGTGTACCGCCGCTCCGTGCTCAATGCGCTGGCCAACCAGCAGGACGACATCACCCTGGACATGCTCATGCGGCCCGTGCGTTTCGTGTTGTCCTCCCTCACCCTGGACCGCCTGCTGTTGCGTTTTCTTGAATCCCGGCTCCACCTCTTCGTGGTGCTGGACGAGTACGGCGGGGTGGACGGCGTGGTCACCCTGGAGGACGTGCTCGAGGAGATGCTGGGCAAAGAAATAGTGGACGAGACCGACCAGGTGGAGGACCTGCGCGAGCTGGCGCGCCTGCAACGCCAGCAGTTGGCCACGGAGGCTGCTCCCAGGAAAGAAACCCCAGAGCCGCGATTCCGTCGCCTGCCTGGTCTGGGCCGTGGATCGCGCGATAAAGGTTGA
- the tmk gene encoding dTMP kinase — MFITFEGIEGSGKSSVIVHLAEVLMNKGFGVTTTREPGGSRLGRTLRQILLDISSTDLTSEAELFLYLADRAQHIHHVIRPALEDDLVVLCDRFADSTVVYQGYGRGLDPKKLHEFNDMAVRGLWPDLTLLFDLDPEVGLKRAFTRNVAEQKTASEGRFEAESLEFHSRVREGYLTWAAINKDRYRIVDAMQPLPDVCKAAERILLEELEKRGAPPQGSG, encoded by the coding sequence ATGTTCATTACCTTTGAAGGGATAGAGGGGTCGGGCAAGTCGTCGGTCATCGTGCATCTGGCCGAGGTGCTGATGAACAAAGGATTCGGAGTGACCACCACGCGCGAACCCGGCGGCTCCCGCCTTGGCCGCACCCTGCGCCAGATCCTGCTGGACATCTCATCCACCGATCTCACGAGCGAGGCCGAGCTGTTCCTGTACCTGGCCGACCGCGCCCAGCACATCCACCACGTGATCCGCCCGGCGCTGGAGGACGATCTCGTGGTGCTCTGCGACCGCTTCGCCGACTCCACCGTTGTGTATCAAGGCTACGGCCGCGGCCTGGACCCGAAGAAGCTGCACGAGTTCAACGATATGGCGGTTCGCGGACTGTGGCCGGACCTGACACTGCTCTTCGATCTGGACCCGGAAGTGGGGCTGAAGCGCGCCTTCACTCGCAACGTGGCTGAACAGAAGACGGCGTCCGAAGGCCGGTTCGAGGCCGAGTCGCTGGAGTTCCACAGCCGCGTGCGCGAGGGCTACCTCACCTGGGCCGCCATCAACAAGGACCGCTACCGAATAGTGGACGCCATGCAGCCGCTGCCGGATGTTTGCAAGGCAGCGGAGCGTATTCTGCTGGAAGAACTGGAAAAACGCGGAGCACCACCGCAGGGATCCGGCTAG
- the surE gene encoding 5'/3'-nucleotidase SurE, protein MRILLTNDDGIQAHGLRVLYKAFREAGHDVHCVAPVTEQSAVGHAVTIALPLRVKEFKENGFRGHGVYGTPVDCVKLALSALLYEKPDLVVSGINAGANVGVDLLYSGTVSAATEGAFMGFPALAISYDDFNHEGLTGEHGSYVANLVERLPLDNLPHKCVLNLNFPNRPVAECRELRICRHTSAMWEDWYDQRHDPRGRPYYWLTGVIPPEKVSADTDRALLTAGHVTLTPLRFDFTDYDLIQSLGGSLE, encoded by the coding sequence ATGCGCATATTGTTGACCAACGACGACGGCATCCAGGCGCACGGCCTGCGCGTTCTGTACAAGGCGTTCAGGGAAGCCGGACACGATGTCCATTGCGTGGCGCCCGTCACGGAGCAATCCGCCGTGGGACACGCCGTGACCATCGCACTGCCCTTGCGCGTCAAGGAGTTCAAGGAAAACGGCTTCCGCGGCCACGGGGTATACGGCACGCCCGTGGACTGCGTGAAGCTCGCGCTCTCGGCCCTTCTGTACGAGAAGCCGGACCTCGTGGTCTCGGGCATCAACGCCGGGGCCAACGTGGGCGTGGATCTTCTGTACTCGGGCACGGTCTCGGCCGCCACGGAGGGCGCGTTCATGGGATTCCCTGCCCTGGCCATCTCCTATGACGACTTCAATCACGAAGGACTCACTGGAGAACACGGCAGCTATGTCGCGAATCTGGTCGAGCGGCTGCCCCTGGACAACCTGCCGCACAAGTGCGTGCTCAACCTGAACTTCCCCAACCGCCCCGTGGCCGAGTGCAGGGAGCTCAGGATATGCCGGCACACCAGCGCCATGTGGGAGGACTGGTACGACCAGCGCCACGACCCCCGCGGCCGGCCGTATTACTGGCTCACCGGCGTGATTCCGCCGGAAAAGGTCTCGGCCGATACGGACCGCGCGCTGCTCACCGCCGGCCACGTCACGCTCACCCCGCTGCGGTTCGATTTCACGGACTACGATCTCATCCAGAGCCTGGGCGGTTCGCTGGAGTAA
- a CDS encoding 3'-5' exoribonuclease YhaM family protein — protein MEASRKGEPVPTHTKRQFVRDLQSGDAVTDVFAIASARSGTAKNGPFWTLHLMDATGTVEAKIWSPLSQQFPSIDPGRLVLVEARAGTYRDSVQLSLDRLTFVEAVLGEDDLPEQTAEGEIALRVDFSEFMPSAPQKPEDMMHKLEELCRQNLHYPPWRRLMKKILNDPEIRHRFMYSPGAKAMHHAYLGGLLEHTLSVCGLCVKFADQYPHLDREILFAAAILHDLGKAWELSGGLANDYTDAGRLMGHIQIGLERIAPFLADSGLPDHLVLHLKHIILSHHGEYEYGSPKRPKTAEAFALHYADNMDAKMNQVANALAPLEEAAPQPENGDESPAEVTGWSAFQRGLDRFLFKARPTPGASIPVNREKTNKENQCSLPLKG, from the coding sequence ATGGAAGCTTCTCGGAAGGGGGAGCCTGTCCCCACTCATACCAAACGGCAATTCGTCCGGGACCTGCAATCCGGCGACGCCGTGACCGATGTCTTTGCCATCGCCTCCGCCCGCAGCGGCACGGCGAAGAACGGACCGTTCTGGACCCTGCATCTCATGGACGCCACCGGCACGGTGGAAGCCAAGATATGGAGCCCGCTGAGCCAGCAGTTCCCATCCATAGATCCCGGCCGCCTCGTGCTTGTGGAGGCGCGCGCCGGCACGTACCGGGATTCGGTCCAGCTTTCTCTGGATCGCCTTACGTTTGTCGAAGCGGTACTCGGCGAGGACGACCTGCCCGAGCAGACTGCCGAAGGCGAGATCGCACTGCGTGTGGATTTTTCGGAGTTCATGCCCTCGGCACCGCAGAAACCTGAGGACATGATGCACAAGCTGGAGGAGCTGTGCCGCCAGAACCTCCACTACCCGCCGTGGCGCCGGCTGATGAAAAAAATCCTGAACGATCCGGAGATCCGCCACCGCTTCATGTACTCCCCTGGGGCCAAGGCCATGCACCACGCCTACCTCGGCGGCCTGCTGGAGCACACGCTTTCCGTGTGCGGATTGTGCGTTAAATTCGCCGACCAGTACCCCCACCTGGACCGCGAGATACTTTTCGCCGCGGCAATCCTGCACGATCTGGGCAAGGCGTGGGAGCTCTCCGGCGGCCTCGCCAACGACTACACCGACGCCGGCCGGCTCATGGGCCATATCCAGATCGGCCTGGAAAGGATAGCGCCCTTCCTGGCGGATTCCGGCCTTCCGGACCACCTCGTCCTGCACCTCAAGCACATCATCCTGTCGCACCACGGGGAGTACGAGTACGGTTCTCCCAAGCGGCCCAAGACGGCCGAAGCTTTCGCCCTGCACTATGCGGACAACATGGACGCCAAGATGAACCAGGTGGCGAACGCCCTCGCTCCCCTGGAAGAGGCGGCGCCGCAGCCTGAAAACGGTGACGAGTCGCCAGCCGAGGTCACGGGCTGGTCCGCCTTCCAGCGCGGTCTGGACCGTTTTCTCTTCAAGGCCCGGCCCACGCCGGGCGCCTCCATCCCCGTGAACCGGGAAAAGACGAACAAGGAAAACCAATGTTCATTACCTTTGAAGGGATAG
- a CDS encoding class II fructose-bisphosphate aldolase, whose translation MTESTTTLAAILQDAYTAGYAAPAFVIRSMEHGLSGIEAAASEGAPLVLVLNASDFPASSWKDVCTTLANSARAAYGEDFAFALALQGLDDSSLIPQASTAGFALCAAMDADAGAIRDAGMHALRGSPLDCLAQSSATAGDIFAFEPGHMPELGDLVRATSLLPNIPLALRPDADALAPGEPAEATFFPGREHPIRAAVRTGVCLVIFEADGAPTPQLVAEAARLTAAQGAARLMERSTQSLRES comes from the coding sequence ATGACGGAATCCACCACGACCCTCGCCGCGATTCTGCAAGACGCCTATACCGCGGGATATGCCGCGCCCGCATTTGTCATCCGCAGCATGGAGCACGGCCTCTCGGGCATCGAGGCTGCGGCCTCGGAAGGAGCGCCCCTGGTGCTTGTTCTGAACGCATCCGACTTCCCGGCCTCCAGCTGGAAGGACGTCTGCACGACCCTCGCGAATTCTGCCCGCGCCGCCTATGGCGAGGATTTCGCCTTCGCCCTGGCCCTGCAGGGGCTGGACGATTCATCGCTGATCCCGCAGGCCTCTACGGCCGGCTTCGCCCTGTGCGCAGCCATGGATGCTGACGCGGGTGCGATTCGTGACGCCGGCATGCACGCCCTGCGCGGCTCCCCGCTGGACTGTCTCGCCCAGTCGAGTGCGACTGCCGGCGACATCTTCGCCTTCGAACCCGGCCATATGCCCGAGCTGGGGGACCTGGTTCGCGCAACGTCGCTGCTGCCCAACATCCCCCTGGCCCTGCGGCCCGACGCGGACGCCCTCGCCCCTGGCGAACCGGCAGAGGCCACGTTTTTTCCCGGCAGAGAACACCCCATTCGCGCCGCCGTGCGCACCGGAGTGTGCCTCGTGATATTCGAAGCGGACGGAGCACCCACGCCCCAGCTGGTTGCCGAGGCTGCGCGACTCACCGCCGCCCAGGGCGCCGCGCGACTCATGGAACGTTCCACTCAATCTCTAAGGGAGTCATAG